In one Magallana gigas chromosome 9, xbMagGiga1.1, whole genome shotgun sequence genomic region, the following are encoded:
- the LOC136271406 gene encoding uncharacterized protein: protein MECWVCHLKFPTNRELKNHMGPIHGTLKVICPWCPNERTYKRVTDLRSHAKQSHSHQLAKYPGDLITESNGIWFSLHPEGYNRLVPGTEWGSNAATHARVLVLEWLSKTKHASKKKDNWVNDWESLRKKGKSFAPTPDALFQPDYIETETEMTETTPSGYSPARPKIDELEVEYISLAARKIFLCQGDSIYAIHLRDTILGDPKAMASIARKMGVQKTEREPTRSAEFPVASPTIQKQLLKFVGLEQKYLENIRELKEEERAMKPIKRKRESEPEPPQVRVPSPCTASSADSAEIPSDATTASTAISIHLPQPKSKPIGASLSERALNLLKRGCLPLFPPARRDWGTEQATLRCNNITVVWPPKDWQEMSPDRRLLSWEYTALTLQERMDQSKSATIERIDLLDKFNFLALPGTVEKNAKKTDHVVRKSRYYIYEQLKNIVSSNSGDSVWIRMLERSCALRDRSTDNSLAVVEDKDIPIRL from the coding sequence ATGGAGTGCTGGGTTTGTCATCTTAAGTTCCCCACAAACAGAGAGCTGAAGAACCACATGGGTCCCATACATGGAACTTTGAAAGTAATCTGCCCTTGGTGCCCTAATGAGAGAACCTACAAGAGGGTGACAGACCTCAGGAGCCATGCGAAGCAAAGCCACAGCCACCAACTAGCGAAGTATCCAGGAGATCTCATCACCGAGAGCAATGGGATATGGTTTAGCCTACATCCAGAGGGGTATAATCGCCTCGTCCCAGGAACTGAGTGGGGGTCTAATGCAGCCACACATGCCAGAGTGCTGGTGCTGGAATGGTTGTCTAAAACCAAGCATGCATCGAAGAAGAAGGACAACTGGGTCAACGATTGGGAGTCTCTCAGGAAGAAAGGGAAGTCCTTTGCCCCAACTCCAGATGCCCTTTTCCAACCTGACTACATTGAGACTGAGACGGAGATGACTGAAACAACACCTTCTGGGTATAGTCCAGCGAGACCCAAGATCGACGAGTTAGAGGTGGAGTATATAAGCTTAGCAGCGAGGAAGATCTTTCTATGTCAAGGCGATTCCATCTATGCCATCCACCTGAGAGATACAATCCTAGGCGATCCTAAAGCCATGGCCAGCATAGCAAGGAAAATGGGGGTACAGAAGACAGAGAGAGAACCAACCAGGTCAGCTGAATTTCCTGTTGCATCCCCAACCATACAGAAGCAGCTTTTGAAATTTGTTGGGCTCGAACAAAAGTATTTAGAAAATATCAGAGAGCTGAAGGAGGAGGAGAGAGCAATGAAACCAATCAAGAGGAAGCGAGAATCGGAGCCAGAACCTCCTCAAGTACGTGTACCATCACCCTGTACAGCCTCTTCTGCAGACTCAGCCGAAATACCATCTGACGCCACAACTGCATCTACAGCTATCAGCATCCACCTGCCTCAACCCAAGTCAAAGCCAATAGGAGCCTCCCTGTCAGAGAGAGCACTGAATTTGTTGAAGAGAGGATGCTTGCCTCTCTTCCCACCAGCTAGAAGGGACTGGGGAACTGAGCAGGCGACATTGAGATGCAACAACATAACTGTTGTGTGGCCACCCAAGGACTGGCAGGAAATGTCGCCTGACCGAAGACTCCTATCCTGGGAATACACAGCCTTGACCCTGCAGGAAAGGATGGACCAAAGCAAGAGTGCCACCATCGAGAGGATAGACCTTCTGGACAAATTCAACTTCCTAGCTCTGCCTGGTACTGTGGAGAAGAATGCAAAGAAGACAGACCATGTTGTGAGGAAATCCCGATATTACATTTACGAACAGCTGAAGAACATTGTGAGTTCGAATTCAGGTGACAGTGTGTGGATTCGAATGCTGGAGAGATCTTGTGCCCTTAGAGACCGCTCAACAGACAACTCCCTCGCCGTAGTAGAAGACAAAGACATTCCAATCAGACTTTAG